From Propionispora vibrioides, a single genomic window includes:
- a CDS encoding NAD(P)/FAD-dependent oxidoreductase yields the protein MLRITNLRVSIDSTRSLAELAAKKLRIPVEAVSETVISRRALDARRKNNITFVYSLEVKTRLPEGQVLSRLRGDKDVALLQEEAKMPLVSGPEVLAARPVVVGLGPAGMLAALTLAEYGYRPLVLERGQDVETRSRDVAHFWQTGQFNGLSNVQFGEGGAGTFSDGKLTTRVQDPYMREVLDIFVEAGADPEIRYLHKPHIGTDKLRQIVKHIRQRIIALGGEVEFGACVTDMVIKDGRLDGLMVNETRLIPCSVALFGIGHSARDTYHMLYGKGVAMEAKPFAIGVRIEHPQLLIDQAQYGPMAGHPALGAADYALVYHHKAIGRTAYSFCMCPGGLVVAAASEEGGVVTNGMSHYSRASGIANSALVVNVNPEDCGSEVLSGIAFQRHYEQLAFQCGGANYQAPVQTVGHFLTGMAPAAYLTVPSYRPGVRDAELKKCLPDFVTATLAQALPDFDRKIRGFGQPGAVMTGVETRTSAPVRLKRDENYLSANVGGLYPIGEGAGYAGGIMSAALDGLHAAAAVIRKYTSR from the coding sequence TTGTTACGTATAACCAATCTCAGGGTGTCCATTGACAGTACCAGGTCATTAGCCGAGCTGGCGGCAAAAAAGCTGCGAATCCCGGTGGAGGCCGTGAGCGAAACGGTCATTAGCCGCCGGGCGCTGGATGCCAGAAGAAAAAATAATATTACCTTTGTCTATTCACTGGAAGTGAAAACCCGTTTGCCCGAAGGACAGGTGCTGTCCCGGCTGCGGGGGGACAAGGACGTTGCTCTGCTGCAGGAAGAGGCTAAAATGCCGCTTGTGTCGGGACCGGAAGTGCTGGCCGCACGTCCTGTCGTTGTGGGACTGGGGCCGGCCGGTATGCTGGCGGCGCTGACCTTAGCCGAATACGGTTACCGCCCGCTGGTTCTGGAACGGGGGCAGGATGTGGAAACCCGTAGCCGCGATGTGGCTCATTTCTGGCAAACCGGTCAGTTTAACGGGCTATCCAATGTACAGTTTGGCGAAGGCGGGGCCGGTACATTTTCCGACGGAAAATTGACGACCCGGGTACAGGACCCGTATATGCGGGAAGTACTCGATATTTTTGTTGAAGCCGGAGCGGACCCGGAGATCCGCTATCTTCATAAGCCCCATATCGGGACAGACAAGCTGCGGCAAATTGTGAAGCATATCCGCCAACGCATTATCGCGCTGGGCGGCGAGGTGGAGTTCGGCGCCTGCGTCACCGACATGGTGATCAAAGACGGCCGTCTGGATGGACTGATGGTAAATGAAACCCGCTTGATTCCCTGTTCGGTAGCGTTGTTTGGCATTGGTCATAGTGCTCGCGACACCTATCATATGCTGTATGGTAAGGGCGTGGCTATGGAGGCGAAACCGTTTGCCATCGGCGTGCGTATTGAACACCCCCAGTTGCTGATCGATCAGGCCCAATATGGGCCTATGGCCGGGCATCCGGCCCTGGGGGCGGCCGACTATGCCTTGGTGTACCACCATAAGGCTATTGGACGTACGGCCTATTCGTTTTGCATGTGCCCCGGCGGATTGGTGGTGGCTGCCGCCTCGGAAGAGGGCGGTGTGGTTACTAACGGCATGAGCCATTACAGCCGTGCTTCGGGGATTGCAAACAGCGCTTTGGTGGTCAATGTCAATCCCGAGGATTGCGGCAGTGAAGTATTGAGCGGGATTGCGTTTCAGCGCCACTATGAGCAATTGGCTTTTCAGTGTGGCGGGGCTAATTACCAGGCTCCTGTTCAAACGGTGGGACATTTCCTGACCGGTATGGCGCCGGCGGCCTATCTGACCGTTCCCAGCTACCGGCCTGGGGTCAGGGACGCCGAGCTTAAGAAATGCCTGCCCGATTTTGTTACCGCTACGCTAGCTCAGGCCCTGCCGGATTTTGACCGGAAGATCAGGGGCTTTGGCCAGCCCGGCGCGGTTATGACCGGTGTGGAGACCAGAACGTCGGCGCCGGTGCGGCTTAAACGGGACGAGAATTACCTGTCTGCCAATGTGGGCGGTTTATACCCTATCGGGGAAGGTGCCGGCTATGCGGGCGGGATTATGAGCGCTGCTTTGGACGGACTGCATGCGGCAGCCGCGGTCATCAGAAAATATACATCACGGTAA
- a CDS encoding CdaR family protein, with the protein MDRMPGKHIIPKILALIMAAVLWIYVMNEQNPPIETSLQVPLEIRSLSTTLAAMDVPDEVKVKVRGSRSLIYGLRPQDVKAYLDLKNATEGKYTAQVSATLPNGLELLEITPDTVTITLDPISSKKMPVEIRFTGSLPPGMVVGKVTADTDLITIQGPRSLINAVDRLVATVDVDGQTTDFTASVPVTPLNKESKKQEGVLLNPSNVTVNMNLVQNVTKKMVDIKTILSGELGPGIVLKSITSEPDKVEISGDPKEVGKIDAVYTEPVNLSGIDKNVDREVKLQLGENITAARSSILLHIEVGRSVEPAKPKLP; encoded by the coding sequence ATGGATAGAATGCCAGGTAAGCACATTATCCCCAAAATACTGGCCCTGATTATGGCCGCTGTTCTTTGGATTTATGTAATGAACGAGCAAAACCCCCCGATTGAAACCAGCTTGCAAGTGCCGTTGGAAATTCGCAGCCTGAGTACTACACTGGCGGCGATGGATGTTCCCGATGAGGTCAAGGTTAAGGTCCGAGGGTCACGGAGCCTGATTTATGGTTTGCGGCCCCAGGATGTGAAAGCCTATCTGGATCTGAAAAACGCCACCGAAGGTAAATATACCGCCCAGGTCAGCGCTACGCTGCCTAACGGGCTGGAGCTTCTGGAGATTACACCGGATACGGTGACCATCACGCTGGACCCGATTTCCAGCAAAAAGATGCCTGTGGAAATCCGCTTTACCGGCTCGCTGCCGCCTGGTATGGTCGTCGGGAAGGTGACGGCCGATACCGATCTGATCACCATTCAGGGGCCGCGCAGCCTGATTAACGCGGTGGACCGGCTGGTGGCTACAGTGGATGTGGACGGGCAAACGACCGATTTTACTGCCAGCGTTCCGGTAACGCCGCTTAATAAGGAAAGCAAAAAGCAGGAAGGGGTGCTGTTAAACCCCTCCAATGTGACGGTCAATATGAATCTGGTGCAAAATGTAACGAAAAAGATGGTGGATATAAAAACCATTCTGTCCGGAGAACTGGGGCCAGGCATTGTCTTAAAGAGCATTACGAGCGAACCGGATAAAGTGGAAATTTCCGGTGATCCGAAAGAAGTCGGTAAAATTGATGCGGTTTATACCGAGCCGGTCAATTTGTCCGGCATTGATAAAAATGTCGATCGTGAAGTCAAGCTGCAGTTGGGTGAAAATATCACTGCCGCCCGCAGCAGCATCCTCCTTCATATTGAGGTAGGACGCAGCGTTGAGCCGGCCAAGCCGAAGCTTCCCTAA
- the cdaA gene encoding diadenylate cyclase CdaA, producing the protein MLLQIRGILSTIGLLDIVDIVLVAVVLYKLYVMIKDTRALALVKGLMVLLMATLVSKWLDLNVINWLMQKTMTAFLVALPVVFQPELRRALEQLGRGNVFRKRVFLNEEEAELLVDEMAKGIAVLSKNKIGALLVLEQETGLSDYIESGIKVDGLVSNEFLINIFIPNTPMHDGAAILRGDRIIAVGCLLPLTEDRSLNKELGTRHRAAIGISEQTDAVVIVVSEETGIISLARGGRLLRHLDMESLREHLRPLFTIKKHVKITDYLNWRQSS; encoded by the coding sequence ATGCTGCTGCAAATTCGGGGGATATTATCGACAATCGGTCTGTTGGACATTGTTGATATTGTGTTGGTAGCCGTCGTGCTCTATAAGCTGTACGTGATGATTAAGGACACACGGGCGCTGGCACTGGTTAAAGGACTTATGGTATTATTAATGGCTACATTAGTCAGTAAATGGCTTGATCTCAATGTTATCAACTGGCTGATGCAAAAGACGATGACGGCTTTTCTGGTGGCCTTGCCGGTGGTGTTTCAGCCTGAGCTTAGGCGGGCGCTGGAGCAATTGGGGCGGGGCAATGTGTTTCGCAAGCGGGTCTTTTTAAATGAAGAGGAAGCGGAGCTGTTGGTCGACGAAATGGCCAAGGGCATCGCCGTATTGTCCAAAAATAAAATCGGTGCGTTATTGGTGCTGGAGCAGGAAACCGGTTTAAGCGATTATATCGAATCGGGTATCAAAGTGGATGGCCTGGTATCCAATGAATTTCTGATCAATATTTTTATTCCCAATACCCCGATGCATGATGGCGCCGCTATCTTGCGCGGCGACCGCATCATTGCTGTCGGCTGTCTTTTGCCGCTTACGGAAGACCGCAGCCTCAACAAGGAACTGGGGACACGGCACCGGGCGGCTATCGGCATATCGGAGCAAACCGACGCGGTAGTCATCGTAGTCAGCGAGGAAACGGGCATTATTTCACTGGCCAGAGGCGGCCGGCTGCTGCGCCATCTGGATATGGAGAGCCTGCGGGAGCATTTGCGCCCGCTATTTACCATCAAGAAACATGTTAAGATCACCGATTATTTAAACTGGAGGCAGTCGTCATAA
- a CDS encoding branched-chain amino acid aminotransferase has protein sequence MAVPVTMTEILRTIPSEEQLGFGTIFTNHMFVMDYETGKGWHSARIVPYEEFEASPSNMTLHYGQAIFEGIKAFRTEDNRIVVFRVNDYLNRFNRSADHLCIPRINVEEVKAGLFQLLETEKDWVPHKRGTSLYIRPFIIATDPYVGVKVSDTYRLFIILSPVGAYYAAGFNPVSIKVEDKYVRATPGGLGEAKTPANYAMSLRAQVEAKKEGFTQVLWLDAIHRKYIEEVGTMNILFKINGEVITPALNGSILSGITRRTVLEVLRDWGINAVERQISIEEVYEAHAKGTLEEVFGSGTAAVISPVGELSWKGHKITINNNQTGKLAQRLFDYITGLQQGGESDKFGWVETVTKG, from the coding sequence ATGGCAGTTCCAGTAACCATGACAGAGATTTTGCGCACCATACCGTCGGAAGAACAGTTGGGGTTTGGCACGATTTTTACCAATCACATGTTTGTTATGGATTATGAGACGGGAAAGGGCTGGCATTCGGCCAGAATTGTGCCGTATGAGGAGTTTGAGGCTTCTCCCTCCAACATGACCTTGCACTACGGGCAGGCCATTTTTGAAGGGATCAAGGCCTTCCGGACCGAGGACAACCGGATTGTTGTCTTCCGGGTGAATGACTATCTGAACCGCTTCAACCGTTCCGCCGATCATCTGTGTATTCCGCGGATTAATGTGGAAGAAGTGAAAGCCGGACTGTTTCAGTTGCTGGAAACCGAGAAGGACTGGGTTCCCCATAAGCGCGGCACCTCGCTCTATATCCGGCCGTTCATTATTGCCACCGATCCGTATGTAGGTGTTAAGGTATCCGACACCTACCGCCTGTTTATCATTTTGTCGCCAGTCGGCGCCTACTACGCGGCGGGCTTTAATCCGGTCAGCATCAAGGTGGAGGATAAATACGTACGGGCTACGCCGGGCGGCCTGGGCGAAGCCAAAACGCCGGCCAATTATGCCATGAGCCTGAGAGCTCAGGTGGAAGCCAAGAAGGAAGGCTTTACCCAGGTGCTGTGGCTTGATGCCATTCATCGTAAGTACATAGAAGAAGTGGGCACCATGAACATTCTGTTCAAAATCAACGGCGAAGTGATTACGCCGGCTTTAAACGGCAGCATCCTAAGCGGCATTACCCGCCGGACGGTGCTGGAGGTGCTCAGGGACTGGGGCATCAACGCGGTGGAACGTCAGATTTCCATTGAAGAAGTGTACGAAGCCCACGCCAAGGGGACGCTGGAAGAAGTCTTCGGCTCCGGTACGGCAGCCGTCATTTCGCCGGTTGGCGAGCTTTCCTGGAAGGGACATAAGATAACGATAAATAATAACCAGACAGGAAAATTGGCGCAGCGGTTATTTGACTATATCACAGGGCTGCAGCAAGGTGGGGAGTCGGACAAATTTGGCTGGGTCGAAACGGTAACAAAAGGATAA
- the argH gene encoding argininosuccinate lyase produces MSKLWGGRFAKSTDVMVEEFTSSISFDQRMYREDIAGSIAHARMLAKCGIISAGEADTIIEGLTAILAEIEAGHFSFEISLEDIHMNIEKRLTERIGAVGGKLHTARSRNDQVALDTHMYLKKEIRHIAGLIMDMQQAILDVAAKYPHTVMPGYTHLQRAQPILFSHHLLAYFFMLGRDFNRLQGVWEHTDIMPLGAGALAGTTFPIDRHYVAEQLKFSQVYENSMDAVSDRDYIMEFLSFASILMMHLSRISEEIILWSSSEFSFIELDDAHCTGSSIMPQKKNPDVAELVRGKTGRVFGHLMGILTVSKGLPLAYNKDLQEDKEGLFDAIDTLKFSLTTYASMLRDMRVNENRMRQVLRNDFSNATDMADYLVKKGLPFRQAHEVVGKAVAYCIEHNKWLMDVTLDEFKAFSELFEADILEAIKIETCVDARNSYGGTSSTQVRQELTVAQNMMNKERTTLDMYTKGNI; encoded by the coding sequence ATGTCAAAGCTTTGGGGCGGACGTTTCGCCAAAAGTACCGACGTGATGGTGGAGGAGTTTACCTCCTCCATTTCTTTTGATCAGCGGATGTACCGGGAAGATATTGCCGGCAGCATCGCCCATGCCCGCATGCTGGCTAAGTGCGGCATTATCAGCGCCGGAGAGGCGGACACGATCATTGAAGGGCTTACCGCGATTCTTGCTGAGATTGAGGCCGGACATTTTTCCTTTGAAATTTCCCTGGAAGATATCCATATGAATATTGAAAAACGGCTGACCGAACGGATCGGGGCGGTAGGCGGCAAGCTGCATACTGCCCGCAGCCGCAATGACCAGGTGGCGCTGGATACCCATATGTACCTGAAAAAGGAAATCCGGCATATTGCCGGACTGATCATGGATATGCAGCAGGCTATCCTGGACGTGGCCGCTAAATATCCCCACACGGTTATGCCCGGTTATACTCATTTGCAGCGGGCCCAGCCCATATTGTTCTCCCATCACCTGCTGGCCTACTTCTTTATGCTGGGCCGGGACTTTAACCGCCTGCAAGGCGTGTGGGAACATACCGATATCATGCCGCTGGGAGCCGGCGCCCTGGCCGGGACTACCTTCCCGATTGACCGGCACTATGTGGCCGAGCAGCTCAAATTCAGCCAGGTGTACGAAAATAGCATGGACGCGGTAAGCGACCGGGATTACATTATGGAGTTCCTTTCTTTCGCTTCCATTTTGATGATGCATTTGAGCCGGATCAGCGAAGAAATCATTCTCTGGTCTTCCAGTGAGTTTTCATTCATTGAACTGGACGATGCCCATTGTACCGGCTCGAGCATTATGCCACAGAAGAAGAATCCCGATGTGGCGGAATTGGTGCGCGGCAAGACCGGCCGGGTATTTGGTCACCTGATGGGAATTCTGACGGTGTCCAAGGGACTGCCGCTGGCCTACAATAAGGATCTGCAGGAGGATAAGGAAGGACTGTTTGACGCCATTGACACGCTGAAATTCAGTCTGACCACCTATGCTTCCATGCTGCGCGACATGAGGGTCAATGAGAACCGGATGCGCCAGGTGCTGCGCAACGATTTCTCCAATGCCACCGATATGGCCGATTATCTGGTGAAAAAAGGACTTCCTTTCCGCCAGGCTCACGAAGTGGTCGGCAAGGCTGTCGCCTATTGTATTGAGCATAACAAATGGCTGATGGATGTGACGTTAGACGAATTCAAAGCCTTTTCCGAGCTGTTTGAAGCGGATATTCTGGAAGCCATCAAGATTGAAACCTGTGTTGATGCCCGTAACTCCTATGGCGGTACATCGTCCACGCAAGTGAGACAAGAGCTTACAGTTGCCCAAAATATGATGAATAAAGAACGAACAACACTTGACATGTATACAAAAGGCAACATATAA
- a CDS encoding argininosuccinate synthase, producing MSSIKKVVLAYSGGLDTSVIIPWLKENYQCEVIAMCADVGQGDELAPVREKAIKSGASKVYIEDLTKPFVEEYVWQTLKAGAIYEGKYLLGTSFARPIIAKAMVEIAEKEGADAICHGATGKGNDQVRFELTVKALAPHLQIIAPWRLWDIRSREDAIDYAEKHGIPVPVTKKRPYSMDRNIWHLSHEGADLEDPWNEPQDDVYMVTTTPEKAPDKPTYVEVTFEKGIPVAVDGEKMDAVALLEKLNALGAANGIGITDIVENRLVGMKSRGVYENPGGSILYYAHRELEYLTLDRATLHYKEQVAVRYAELVYDGMWFSPLREALDAFVNTTQQTVSGVVRLKLYKGNIISAGAKSPYSLYHEGFVTFGRDEVYNQKDAEGFINLFGLPLKVRALMQKENG from the coding sequence ATGAGCAGTATTAAAAAAGTGGTTTTGGCCTATTCAGGTGGCCTGGATACGTCGGTTATTATTCCGTGGCTGAAAGAAAACTATCAGTGTGAAGTTATTGCTATGTGCGCCGATGTCGGACAAGGTGACGAGCTGGCACCGGTCCGGGAAAAAGCGATTAAATCGGGCGCCAGCAAGGTATACATTGAAGATTTGACCAAACCTTTTGTGGAAGAATACGTATGGCAGACACTGAAGGCAGGCGCCATTTACGAAGGCAAATACCTGTTGGGCACTTCCTTTGCCCGGCCGATCATTGCCAAGGCGATGGTGGAAATTGCCGAGAAGGAAGGCGCTGACGCCATCTGTCACGGTGCTACCGGCAAAGGCAACGATCAGGTACGCTTTGAATTGACCGTAAAAGCACTGGCTCCGCATTTGCAGATTATCGCTCCCTGGCGGCTCTGGGACATCCGTTCCCGGGAAGACGCCATTGATTATGCTGAAAAACACGGCATTCCGGTACCTGTCACCAAGAAAAGACCCTACAGCATGGACCGCAATATCTGGCACTTAAGCCATGAAGGCGCCGACCTGGAAGATCCCTGGAACGAACCGCAGGACGATGTTTATATGGTTACCACAACGCCGGAAAAAGCGCCTGATAAACCGACCTATGTGGAAGTTACTTTTGAAAAAGGTATTCCGGTAGCGGTTGACGGTGAAAAAATGGACGCCGTGGCTTTATTGGAAAAACTCAACGCCCTGGGCGCCGCCAACGGCATCGGCATCACCGATATAGTGGAGAACCGTTTGGTAGGCATGAAATCCCGCGGTGTATATGAAAATCCGGGTGGATCGATTTTGTACTATGCCCACCGGGAATTGGAATATTTGACCCTGGATCGCGCTACGCTGCATTACAAGGAACAAGTGGCTGTCCGCTACGCCGAGCTGGTTTATGACGGCATGTGGTTCTCACCGCTCCGGGAAGCGCTGGACGCGTTTGTCAATACCACCCAGCAGACGGTCAGCGGTGTGGTCCGGCTGAAACTGTATAAAGGCAATATCATCAGTGCCGGTGCCAAATCGCCGTACTCCTTATATCATGAAGGCTTTGTCACTTTCGGCCGCGACGAAGTATACAACCAGAAAGACGCAGAAGGCTTCATCAACCTCTTCGGTCTGCCGTTAAAAGTCCGGGCGCTGATGCAGAAGGAGAATGGATAG
- the argF gene encoding ornithine carbamoyltransferase has product MGIKNKDLLSIHDLSVAEVFEILELAKDLKEKQRRGEQHHLLKGKTLGMIFEKSSTRTRVSFEVGMWQLGGTALFLSDRDLQIGRGEPIKDTARVLSRYVDGIMIRTFAHDKVEELARYATIPIINGLTDLLHPCQALTDIFTVQEYKSELKGRKMAFIGDGNNMVHALMHACAKVGMHFAVATPPGYEPQADMIAQAKQDAALYGTQVEVVTDPLLAAKDADVVYTDVWASMGQEAEQQARMKAFASFQVNSRLMQEAKPDAIVLHCLPAHRGEEITEEVLEGPQSAVFDEAENRLHVQKAIMALLMGKK; this is encoded by the coding sequence ATGGGCATAAAGAATAAGGATTTATTGTCGATTCACGATTTGTCGGTTGCCGAGGTTTTTGAGATTCTCGAGCTGGCCAAAGATTTGAAGGAAAAACAGCGGCGCGGTGAGCAGCATCACCTGCTGAAGGGCAAAACCCTGGGGATGATTTTTGAGAAGTCGTCCACCCGGACCCGCGTTTCCTTTGAGGTGGGCATGTGGCAGCTTGGCGGTACGGCTTTGTTTCTAAGCGACAGAGACCTGCAAATCGGCCGCGGGGAACCGATCAAGGATACGGCTCGCGTCCTGTCGCGCTATGTTGACGGCATTATGATCCGGACCTTTGCCCATGACAAGGTGGAAGAACTGGCCCGCTATGCCACTATTCCGATTATTAACGGGTTGACCGATTTATTGCATCCCTGCCAGGCGTTGACCGATATCTTTACCGTGCAGGAATACAAGAGCGAGCTGAAAGGCCGCAAAATGGCCTTTATCGGTGACGGCAACAACATGGTCCATGCCTTGATGCACGCCTGTGCCAAGGTCGGCATGCATTTCGCCGTAGCGACGCCGCCTGGCTATGAGCCGCAGGCTGACATGATCGCACAGGCCAAGCAAGACGCCGCCCTGTACGGTACTCAGGTGGAAGTGGTGACCGACCCGCTGCTCGCGGCCAAGGACGCCGATGTGGTATATACCGATGTCTGGGCCAGCATGGGACAGGAGGCTGAGCAACAGGCCAGAATGAAAGCCTTTGCCAGTTTTCAGGTGAACAGCCGTCTGATGCAGGAAGCCAAACCGGACGCCATTGTACTGCATTGCCTGCCGGCTCACCGGGGTGAGGAAATCACCGAGGAAGTTCTGGAAGGACCGCAGTCGGCCGTATTTGACGAAGCGGAAAATCGTTTGCATGTGCAGAAGGCGATTATGGCGTTATTAATGGGGAAAAAATAA
- a CDS encoding acetylornithine transaminase, producing the protein MDQQTIMKTDEQHYMKVFARYPIVLSHGEGPYVYDNSGKKYIDFLGGIAVNILGHAHPKLVAAIAKQAGRLIHCSNLYYTEQQATLAQKLAEQSGMDRVFFGNSGAEANEGAIKLARKYAKTISPDKVEIITAYDSFHGRTLAALTATGQPKYHEGYEPLPGGFRYVHYNNLDELKALMLAAKTCAVMLEPIQGEGGVNMPEPGYLETVRELCDQTGALLIFDEIQTGMGRTGSLFAYQAFGVKPDIATVAKGLGGGVPIGAFMTTEKVAAAFAAGDHGSTFGGNPLACAAANAVLDCIEEEQLLANTVAMGEYLLGELVKLKEKYPALITEVRGKGLILGAKLTCPGRDIVNKCLAQGAIINCTAGDVLRFVPPLNINRGHIDEVMTTLDKVLAAE; encoded by the coding sequence ATGGATCAACAGACGATCATGAAAACTGATGAGCAGCACTATATGAAAGTGTTTGCCCGTTATCCAATAGTGTTGTCCCATGGTGAAGGGCCGTATGTGTACGATAATAGTGGCAAGAAGTATATTGACTTTTTGGGCGGTATCGCCGTCAATATTTTAGGGCATGCCCATCCCAAGCTGGTGGCGGCCATCGCCAAACAGGCCGGGCGGCTGATTCATTGCTCCAACCTGTACTATACCGAGCAGCAGGCGACGCTGGCTCAAAAGCTGGCGGAGCAAAGCGGCATGGACCGGGTGTTTTTTGGCAACAGCGGCGCGGAAGCCAATGAGGGGGCCATTAAACTGGCCCGTAAATACGCCAAGACCATCAGTCCTGACAAGGTCGAAATTATTACGGCCTATGATTCCTTTCACGGCCGGACGCTGGCGGCGCTGACCGCCACCGGTCAGCCCAAATACCATGAAGGCTATGAACCGCTGCCGGGCGGCTTCCGGTATGTCCACTATAACAATCTGGACGAACTGAAAGCGCTCATGTTGGCGGCAAAGACCTGTGCCGTCATGCTGGAACCCATTCAGGGCGAGGGCGGTGTCAATATGCCCGAACCGGGCTATCTGGAAACTGTCCGGGAGCTTTGCGACCAAACCGGTGCCCTGCTTATCTTTGATGAAATTCAGACCGGTATGGGCCGGACGGGCAGTTTGTTCGCCTATCAGGCTTTTGGCGTAAAGCCCGACATTGCCACGGTGGCCAAGGGCTTGGGCGGCGGCGTGCCAATCGGCGCTTTTATGACCACCGAAAAAGTGGCGGCTGCCTTTGCGGCCGGTGACCACGGCAGCACCTTCGGCGGCAATCCGCTGGCCTGCGCCGCGGCCAACGCCGTACTGGACTGCATTGAGGAGGAACAATTGTTGGCGAATACCGTTGCCATGGGTGAATACCTGTTGGGTGAGCTTGTTAAATTGAAAGAAAAGTATCCGGCGCTGATTACCGAAGTGCGTGGCAAGGGCTTGATCCTGGGCGCCAAGCTGACCTGTCCGGGCCGGGACATCGTCAATAAATGCCTGGCCCAAGGCGCCATCATCAATTGCACCGCTGGCGACGTACTGCGTTTCGTACCGCCATTGAATATCAATCGCGGCCATATTGATGAGGTTATGACCACATTGGATAAAGTACTGGCAGCAGAGTAG
- the argB gene encoding acetylglutamate kinase, translating into MIHSPERTAAVLIETLPYMQQFAGKTVVIKYGGNAMINGELKQQVIKDIILMKCVGMRPVVVHGGGPEITGFLKQLGKQSSFVSGLRVTDAETVEVAEMVLAGKINSEIVCLLNQQGARAVGLSGKDADLVIAEKHLAEIYENGEVKKADIGFVGDVVKINAGLLHTLLDQDYIPVIAPIGRGIDNATYNINADYVAGEIAGALEAEKLMLLTDVEGIYRDYHDKSTFISTLTFEDAQGMIQDGIIDGGMIPKVEACIRALSGGAVKAHIIDGRQPHSLLLEIFTSAGIGTEIVKNR; encoded by the coding sequence ATGATTCATTCACCGGAAAGAACGGCGGCGGTACTAATCGAAACGCTGCCTTATATGCAGCAGTTTGCCGGCAAAACGGTAGTTATTAAATACGGCGGCAACGCCATGATTAACGGCGAGCTAAAACAGCAGGTTATTAAAGATATTATTCTGATGAAATGCGTCGGTATGCGCCCGGTGGTCGTCCATGGCGGCGGTCCGGAGATTACCGGCTTTTTGAAACAGCTCGGCAAGCAGTCGTCCTTTGTCAGCGGCCTTCGTGTAACCGATGCGGAAACGGTGGAAGTGGCTGAAATGGTGCTGGCGGGAAAAATCAACAGTGAAATTGTCTGCCTCTTAAACCAGCAGGGAGCCAGGGCCGTTGGTCTTAGCGGCAAAGATGCCGATTTGGTGATCGCCGAAAAACATTTGGCAGAAATATATGAGAACGGCGAGGTAAAAAAAGCCGACATCGGTTTTGTCGGCGATGTAGTCAAGATCAATGCCGGGCTGCTCCATACGCTGCTTGACCAGGATTATATTCCGGTCATTGCACCGATCGGCCGGGGCATTGACAACGCCACCTATAACATCAACGCTGACTATGTGGCCGGGGAAATCGCCGGCGCACTGGAGGCGGAAAAACTGATGCTGTTGACCGATGTGGAAGGTATTTACCGTGATTATCACGATAAGAGCACCTTTATTTCCACGCTGACCTTTGAAGACGCCCAGGGCATGATTCAGGACGGCATCATTGACGGTGGCATGATTCCAAAGGTTGAGGCTTGCATCCGGGCCTTGTCGGGCGGTGCGGTGAAGGCGCATATTATTGACGGCCGGCAGCCCCACTCGCTGCTGCTGGAAATATTCACTTCCGCCGGGATCGGCACGGAGATTGTAAAGAATCGGTAA